One segment of Methylocella silvestris BL2 DNA contains the following:
- a CDS encoding L,D-transpeptidase, producing the protein MHGRLAALAGGLLALALPYCPATVLAYEYQSSASTYGQDPAELTARPRPTAPPRELVPYDGKYTAGTIVISTQERRLYYILPGNQAVRYGIGVGRPGFTWKGDKTVAMKREWPSWRPPAQMLRRRPDLPRFMEGGPDNPLGARAMYLGGSLYRIHGSNEPQTIGQAVSSGCIRMTNEDVVDLYDRVRVGTKVIVR; encoded by the coding sequence GCGGATTGCTGGCGCTTGCCCTCCCCTACTGCCCCGCAACCGTTCTTGCCTATGAATATCAATCATCTGCATCAACCTATGGCCAGGACCCCGCCGAACTCACAGCGCGCCCTCGACCGACCGCGCCGCCGCGCGAACTCGTGCCCTACGACGGAAAATATACGGCGGGCACCATCGTCATTTCGACGCAGGAACGGCGCCTTTACTACATTCTTCCCGGCAATCAGGCGGTGCGATATGGGATCGGCGTCGGTCGTCCCGGCTTCACCTGGAAAGGAGACAAGACGGTCGCCATGAAAAGAGAATGGCCGTCGTGGCGTCCGCCCGCACAAATGCTGCGCCGGCGTCCCGACCTGCCGCGCTTCATGGAAGGCGGCCCCGACAATCCGCTTGGCGCCCGCGCCATGTATCTCGGCGGCAGCCTCTATCGCATCCACGGCTCGAACGAACCGCAGACGATTGGACAGGCGGTGTCGTCCGGCTGCATCCGCATGACCAATGAAGACGTCGTCGATCTTTATGATCGCGTTCGAGTCGGAACGAAGGTCATCGTCCGATAG